A DNA window from Brassica napus cultivar Da-Ae chromosome C1, Da-Ae, whole genome shotgun sequence contains the following coding sequences:
- the LOC106408858 gene encoding topless-related protein 2, producing the protein MSSLSRELVFLILQFLDEEKFKESVHKLEQESGFYFNIKYFEEKALAGEWDEVEKYLSGFTKVDDNRYSMKIFFEIRKQKYLEALDRNDRAKAVEILAKDLKVFATFNEELYKEITQLLTLENFRENEQLSKYGDTRSARSIMYTELKKLIEANPLFREKLAFPSFKASRLRTLINQSLNWQHQLCKNPRPNPDIKTLFLDHSCNAANGGARAITPVNLPVAAVARPSNFVPLGVHGGPFQASAAPAPNPNALAGWMANPHPSSSVPSGVVSASPFQLQQPNQVNVLKHPRAPSNSLGLMDYQNADHEQLMKRLRSAQTSNEVTYPAHPPHPSASLDDLPRNVVSTMRQGSVVMSMDFHPAHHTLLAVGCSSGEVSLWEVGSKEKIVTQPFKIWNMAACTGIFQGTIVKEPSISVTRVAWSPDGNLIGVSFTKHLIHVYAYQGSELRQHLEIDAHVGCVNDLAFAHPNKQMCVVTCGDDKLIKVWDLSGKKLYTFEGHDAQVYSICPHQKENIQFIFSTALDGKIKAWLYDNVGSRVDYDAPGQWCTTMLYSADGSRLFSCGTSKEGDSFLVEWNESEGALKRTYQGFRKKSNGVVQFDTTRNRYLAVGEDNQVKFWDMDNTNLLTTVDAEGGLPNLPRLRFNKEGNLLAVTTADNGFKILANADGLRTLRAYEARSYEASKASIDMKVSTSAMVSSMSPAAVGKVEHMDTDSPARPTPIHNGIEAMSRTMEKPRHLESVDKKPLELTEIVDPTQCRQVTMPDSKDSVSKVARLLYTNSGVGVLALGANGVQRLWKWSRNEQNPTGKATASVTPQHWQPNSGLLMANDVPENPETAVPCIALSKNDSYVMSACGGKVSLFNMMTFKVMTTFMPPPPASTFLAFHPQDNNIIAIGMEDSSIHIYNVRVDEVKTKLKGHQKHITGLAFSTALNTLVSSGADAQLFFWTADSWEKKKSSVIQLPPGKAPVGDTRVQFHNDQIHLLVSHETQLAIYDASKMECIHKWVPQEALSSPITSASYSCNSQLVYASFNDGNIAVFDAESLRLRCRIAPSAYMPQPTPNSAPIIPQVITAHPQEPNQLAVGLSDGSVKVIEPSEASRRWGVGVAVTADKAGAENGRPSSSSAANNSSSDHQIQR; encoded by the exons ACGAGGAGCTATACAAGGAGATTACTCAGCTTCTGACTCTTGAGAATTTTAG gGAAAATGAGCAGTTGTCTAAATATGGTGATACAAGATCAGCAAGGAGTATAATGTATACTGAgttgaagaagcttattgaggcGAATCCTCTGTTTAGAGAGAAGCTAGCCTTCCCTAGCTTCAAGGCTTCTCGCCTGAGGACTTTGATTAACCAAAGCTTGAATTGGCAGCACCAGCTATGTAAGAATCCGAGGCCTAATCCTGACATCAAAACATTGTTCTTGGATCACTCTTGCAATGCGGCAAACGGTGGTGCTCGTGCAATCACTCCTGTGAATCTCCCTGTTGCTGCTGTTGCTAGACCTTCTAACTTTGTTCCTCTTGGAGTACATGGTGGA CCTTTTCAAGCTAGTGCTGCTCCGGCTCCTAATCCCAATGCTTTAGCTGGATGGATGGCTAACCCACACCCTTCTTCTTCTGTTCCTTCTGGTGTTGTCTCTGCTTCCCCGTTTCAGCTTCAGCAGCCAAATCAAG TTAATGTGCTTAAGCATCCCCGGGCACCGTCAAACTCACTAGGACTGATGGATTATCAGAACGCTGACCACGAGCAACTCATGAAACGCTTACGGTCTGCACAAACCAGCAACGAGGTCACATATCCTGCTCATCCTCCTCATCCCTCTGCCTCACTTGATGACCTTCCTAGAAATGTTGTGAGCACAATGCGCCAAGGGTCGGTGGTGATGAGCATGGATTTTCACCCTGCGCATCACACTTTGCTCGCTG TTGGTTGTTCAAGCGGCGAAGTCAGCTTGTGGGAAGTTGGATCCAAAGAGAAGATTGTAACACAGCCTTTTAAGATTTGGAACATGGCCGCCTGCACTGGAATCTTCCAG GGTACTATTGTCAAAGAACCATCGATATCTGTCACTCGTGTAGCTTGGAGCCCTGATGGAAATTTGATTG GAGTTTCATTTACTAAACATTTGATCCATGTATATGCCTACCAAGGCTCGGAACTACGCCAACACCTTGAG ATTGATGCTCATGTAGGCTGTGTAAATGACTTGGCGTTCGCCCACCCAAACAAGCAAATGTGTGTTGTGACTTGTGGAGATGACAAATTGATTAAG GTGTGGGATCTGAGTGGTAAGAAGCTTTATACCTTTGAAGGCCATGATGCACAGGTTTATTCCATTTGCCCTCACCAGAAAGAGAATATTCAG TTTATATTCTCAACAGCTCTTGATGGTAAGATCAAGGCTTGGCTCTATGATAACGTTGGTTCTCGAGTTGATTACGACGCGCCAGGACAGTGGTGTACAACGATGCTATACAGTGCTGATGGGAGCAG GTTATTTTCTTGTGGAACGAGCAAAGAGGGAGACTCTTTCCTTGTGGAGTGGAATGAGAGTGAAGGTGCCCTCAAGAGGACATATCAAGGCTTCAGGAAGAAATCTAATGGAGTTGTCCAGTTTGATACCACTCGTAACCGTTACTTGGCTGTTGGTGAAGACAATCAAGTCAAATTCTGGGACATGGACAATACAAATCTCTTGACAACTGTTGACGCTGAAGGAGGACTTCCT AATCTTCCTCGTTTGAGGTTCAACAAGGAAGGGAACCTTCTTGCGGTGACTACAGCGGATAATGGATTCAAGATCCTTGCAAATGCTGATGGTCTTAGAACGTTGAGAGCTTATGAAGCTCGGTCTTATGAAGCATCTAAAGCATCCATTGATATGAAG GTATCAACTTCCGCAATGGTTTCAAGCATGAGTCCAGCAGCTGTTGGTAAAGTTGAACACATGGACACAGACTCTCCTGCTAGGCCAACTCCAATTCAT AATGGAATTGAGGCAATGTCAAGAACTATGGAGAAGCCAAGACACTTGGAATCTGTTGATAAGAAACCCTTGGAGTTAACAGAGATTGTTGATCCTACTCAGTGCAGACAAGTGACCATGCCAGATAGCAAGGATTCTGTCAGCAAG GTTGCTCGGCTTCTTTATACAAACTCTGGTGTTGGCGTCCTTGCTCTGGGAGCAAATGGTGTCCAAAGACTATGGAAGTGGAGCCGCAATGAGCAGAATCCAACAGGGAAG GCAACGGCAAGTGTAACACCACAGCATTGGCAGCCAAACAGTGGTCTCCTAATGGCAAACGATGTTCCTGAGAATCCTGAAACAGCTGTGCCATGTATAGCGCTTTCTAAGAATGACTCTTATGTAATGTCAGCTTGTGGTGGAAAGGTTTCCTTATTCAATATGATGACTTTCAAA GTGATGACGACTTTCATGCCACCACCACCAGCTTCAACATTCCTGGCGTTTCATCCTCAAGATAATAACATTATTGCAATTGGAATGGAAGACTCTAGTATCCATATTTACAATGTCAGGGTAGATGAG GTGAAAACAAAGTTGAAAGGTCACCAGAAGCATATAACTGGTCTTGCTTTCTCCACTGCACTCAATACACTTGTCTCTTCTGGTGCTGATGCTCAG ctATTCTTCTGGACCGCTGACTCAtgggagaagaagaaatctTCAGTGATTCAACTACCCCCTGGTAAAGCACCAGTGGGAGACACAAGAGTCCAGTTCCATAACGACCAAATCCATTTATTGGTTTCACATGAGACGCAGCTTGCTATTTATGATGCTTCAAAGATGGAATGTATACATAAG TGGGTGCCACAAGAAGCTCTCTCTTCCCCCATTACCTCTGCATCTTACTCATGCAACAGCCAGCTGGTTTACGCGTCATTCAATGATGGAAACATTGCAGTCTTTGATGCTGAATCCTTGAGACTCAGATGTCGCATTGCTCCATCTGCTTACATGCCTCAACCAACACCCAACAG TGCACCAATCATTCCACAAGTGATCACAGCTCATCCACAAGAACCGAACCAACTAGCCGTTGGACTCTCTGATGGTTCAGTTAAAGTGATTGAGCCGTCAGAAGCTTCTAGAAGATGGGGCGTAGGGGTCGCAGTTACTGCAGATAAAGCAGGAGCCGAGAATGGACGGCCATCGAGTTCCTCTGCAGCTAATAACTCAAGTTCAGATCATCAGATTCAAAGGTGA